A stretch of Malus sylvestris chromosome 11, drMalSylv7.2, whole genome shotgun sequence DNA encodes these proteins:
- the LOC126591496 gene encoding 2-alkenal reductase (NADP(+)-dependent)-like translates to MAEVSNKQVILRDYVVKAFPKESDLCVINTATIKLKLPAETDQPADAVTSSKVQLVLLKNLYLSCDPYQRLLMESVQELSVPSMSSYTPGSTIHGYGVAKVLDSRNPDLKAGDLVWGTTNWEEYSLITTPQVLFKIHHTDIPLSYYTGILGMPGMTAYVGFYEICSPKKGEYVFISAAAGAVGQLVGQFAKLMGCYVVGSAGSNEKVDLLKNKFGFDEAFNYKEENDLNVALKRYFPEGIDIYFENVGGKTLDAVLLNMRLHGRISGCGMISQYNLDKPEGVTNLMQLIYKRIRFHGFSVPDHYHLYPKFLDFMLPHIRQGKIVYVEDIVEGLENGPAALVGLFKGRNFGRQVVVVSHD, encoded by the exons atggCAGAAGTGAGTAACAAGCAGGTGATACTGAGGGATTATGTAGTCAAGGCCTTTCCCAAAGAGTCAGACTTGTGTGTGATCAACACCGCTACTATCAAGTTGAAGCTTCCTGCAGAGACTGATCAGCCAGCTGATGCGGTTACATCCTCAAAGGTACAACTAGTCCTACTTAAGAACCTCTACTTGTCTTGCGATCCCTACCAACGACTCCTTATGGAAAGCGTCCAAGAGCTCAGCGTCCCATCAATGTCCTCCTATACGCCTGGCTCT ACGATACACGGATATGGAGTGGCTAAAGTTTTGGACTCTAGGAATCCAGATTTAAAGGCAGGAGACTTAGTTTGGGGGACGACCAATTGGGAAGAGTACAGTCTAATCACTACACCCCAAGTCCTCTTCAAAATCCACCACACCGATATACCCCTATCCTATTATACTGGAATTTTAG GTATGCCTGGTATGACCGCTTATGTTGGTTTCTACGAAATATGTTCTCCTAAGAAAGGAGAATACGTCTTCATTTCAGCAGCAGCTGGTGCTGTTGGTCAGCTTGTTGGACAATTTGCAAAATTGATGGGTTGTTATGTTGTTGGAAGTGCTGGTAGTAACGAAAAG GTCGATCTTTTGAAGAATAAGTTTGGATTTGACGAGGCTTTTAACTACAAAGAAGAAAATGACTTGAATGTGGCTTTGAAAAG ATATTTCCCGGAAGGCATTGATATATACTTTGAAAATGTTGGGGGTAAAACGCTGGATGCTGTGCTCCTTAACATGAGACTCCATGGGCGCATTTCTGGTTGTGGAATGATTTCACAGTACAATCTTGACAAGCCTGAAGGGGTAACTAATTTGATGCAGCTCATATACAAGCGCATTCGTTTCCATGGATTTTCAGTTCCTGATCACTATCACCTCTATCCTAAATTCCTTGATTTTATGTTGCCTCACATTAGACAAGGGAAGATTGTTTATGTGGAAGACATAGTTGAAGGCCTTGAGAATGGTCCAGCAGCGCTTGTTGGACTTTTTAAGGGTCGTAACTTTGGAAGACAAGTAGTTGTAGTCTCTCATGACTGA